In the Gemmatimonadaceae bacterium genome, one interval contains:
- a CDS encoding ring-cleaving dioxygenase yields the protein MTFATVGIHHVTAITGDQQRNLDFYAGVLGLRLVKRTVNFDDPTTYHFYFGDESGSPGSLITFFAWPDAKRGRPGAGQVAVTSFAIHPRSLGYWIERLIRYHVQYEQPKTRFDDERVIALKDPDGLLLELVAHPSAEGRNPWSGGQVEPEHSIRGIHAVTLWEEGHELTSRLLIDSLGFRLTREQGSIYRFVARGDGPATIVDVRVVPGLWSGVMGAGAVHHVAFRARDDAEQIALRGTLAALGSNVTPQLDRQYFRSVYFREPGGVLFEIATDGPGFTLDEPLETLGLALKLPPWLEDRRFEIEALLPDVRLPLKLPGPAG from the coding sequence ATGACGTTCGCGACCGTCGGAATTCACCACGTAACGGCGATCACGGGCGATCAGCAGCGCAACCTCGATTTCTACGCGGGCGTGCTGGGGCTGCGTCTCGTCAAGCGTACCGTCAACTTCGACGATCCCACCACGTACCATTTCTATTTCGGCGACGAGTCGGGAAGCCCCGGCTCGCTCATCACCTTCTTCGCCTGGCCGGACGCGAAGCGCGGGCGACCCGGAGCGGGGCAGGTCGCCGTGACCTCCTTCGCGATTCACCCGCGCTCGCTGGGATACTGGATCGAGCGCCTCATCCGGTATCACGTGCAGTACGAGCAGCCGAAGACGCGCTTCGACGACGAGCGCGTCATCGCCCTCAAGGACCCCGACGGTCTGCTGCTCGAGCTCGTTGCCCACCCCTCGGCCGAGGGCCGCAATCCGTGGAGCGGCGGGCAGGTCGAGCCCGAGCACTCGATTCGCGGGATCCACGCAGTAACCCTGTGGGAGGAAGGGCACGAGCTGACTAGCCGCCTCCTCATCGACTCCCTGGGCTTCCGCCTGACGCGCGAGCAGGGGAGCATCTACCGCTTCGTGGCGCGGGGCGATGGCCCGGCGACGATAGTGGATGTGCGCGTGGTGCCCGGTCTCTGGAGCGGAGTGATGGGCGCCGGCGCGGTGCACCACGTGGCGTTCCGCGCGCGCGACGACGCCGAGCAGATCGCCCTTCGCGGGACACTCGCCGCGCTCGGCTCGAACGTCACGCCGCAGCTCGACCGGCAGTACTTCCGCTCGGTGTATTTTCGCGAGCCCGGGGGGGTGCTGTTCGAGATCGCCACCGACGGCCCGGGCTTCACGCTCGATGAGCCGCTGGAGACTTTGGGTCTCGCGCTCAAACTGCCGCCGTGGCTCGAGGATCGCCGCTTCGAGATCGAGGCGCTGCTCCCGGACGTGCGGCTGCCGCTCAAGCTCCCGGGGCCCGCGGGGTGA